From Flavobacterium alkalisoli, the proteins below share one genomic window:
- a CDS encoding hydrolase, whose translation MKNLFLTAALLITSMTAFAQKPSPKLLNPTNHTLVLVDYESQMAFPLQSITVDQLRNNTGLVAGASKIFKVPTVVTTVAEKTFSGPVFPEIEEFYPKATSNYIDRTTMNTWEDANAYKAIIGKGKKTIVFGGLWTSVCIVGPVLSAINDGYTVYVITDASGDVSKEAHEMAVTRMVQAGATPITSLQYLLELQRDWARQETYKAVTDLVKKYGGAYGVGVQYAHDMLKH comes from the coding sequence ATGAAAAATTTATTTTTAACCGCTGCACTTTTAATTACTTCCATGACAGCTTTTGCACAAAAGCCAAGTCCTAAGTTATTAAACCCTACTAACCATACACTTGTACTGGTAGATTATGAAAGTCAAATGGCTTTTCCTTTACAAAGCATTACAGTAGATCAGCTGCGCAACAATACAGGTTTAGTAGCCGGTGCTTCTAAAATATTTAAAGTCCCTACTGTTGTTACTACCGTAGCCGAAAAGACTTTTAGCGGCCCTGTATTCCCTGAAATTGAAGAGTTTTACCCTAAAGCCACTTCAAACTATATTGATCGTACCACTATGAATACCTGGGAAGATGCAAATGCTTATAAAGCTATCATCGGAAAAGGTAAAAAAACAATTGTTTTTGGAGGACTTTGGACCAGTGTATGTATAGTAGGCCCGGTACTATCTGCAATTAACGACGGATATACAGTATACGTAATTACCGATGCCAGCGGAGATGTATCTAAAGAAGCACATGAAATGGCTGTTACAAGAATGGTACAGGCAGGTGCTACACCAATTACTTCTTTACAGTACTTACTAGAGCTGCAACGCGACTGGGCTCGCCAGGAAACCTATAAGGCCGTTACCGATTTGGTTAAAAAATACGGAGGTGCTTATGGTGTTGGTGTTCAGTATGCTCATGATATGCTAAAACATTAA
- a CDS encoding amidohydrolase, giving the protein MKQRITLFALLFFAVSAMAQSPDLIVYNAKIHTLDNNNTISQAIAVANGKIIKTGNDKQILKLKGKSTTVIDAHGKTMIPGIFDSHMHIIRGGRFFNTELRWDGVRSLQKALTMLKEQAQRTPKGQWVRVVGGWNAWQFEEKRLPTLQEINEATGDVPTFILHLYGHAYLNKAGLKALNINSETPNPFGGLIEKDIYGNPTGLLVAEPNAFILYSTLSKLPELTEEQKTNSTKLFMTEMNRLGVTAIMDAGGGFQNYPDDYGITTKLCESNELTIRMPYYLFAQKAGSELADYTRWISSVEIGQGCDVPDDGVKRFGKMPKMEYHVQGGGENLVMSAGDFENFDKPRPDLNPAMEQQLKAVLSLLIKNRWPFRLHATYNESITRFLNVIEEIDKETPLDGLLWFFDHAETISDENLQRVKALGGGIAIQHRMAYQGENFIKRYGKAAAAKTVPLKKMMDMGIKVGMGTDGTRVASYNPWVGLYWLTTGKTLGGLKYMAEENIQDRTAAIKLFTQGSAALVRLDADRGMLKEKYLADFILLSDDYFTVPEDRILNMQSVLTVVNGKVVYGNNEFEQYGPEKLKAIPEWSPVNYYGGYQNK; this is encoded by the coding sequence ATGAAACAACGTATTACCCTTTTTGCATTATTGTTTTTTGCAGTATCGGCTATGGCTCAGTCTCCTGACCTGATAGTGTATAATGCCAAAATACATACGCTGGATAACAACAATACCATTAGCCAGGCCATAGCAGTTGCTAACGGAAAAATCATAAAAACCGGAAATGATAAACAGATACTTAAACTTAAAGGTAAAAGTACAACTGTTATAGATGCTCATGGTAAAACCATGATTCCGGGAATTTTTGACTCTCACATGCATATAATCAGAGGCGGACGTTTCTTTAATACTGAACTACGTTGGGATGGTGTTCGTTCTCTTCAAAAAGCTCTTACCATGCTTAAAGAACAGGCACAACGTACCCCTAAAGGCCAGTGGGTTCGTGTAGTGGGCGGATGGAACGCATGGCAGTTTGAAGAAAAAAGGCTTCCTACCCTACAGGAAATAAACGAGGCTACAGGCGATGTACCAACCTTTATACTGCACCTTTACGGGCATGCTTATCTCAACAAGGCCGGATTAAAAGCCCTGAATATTAATTCAGAAACTCCAAATCCATTTGGCGGGCTTATAGAAAAAGATATTTACGGAAACCCTACAGGATTACTGGTGGCAGAACCAAATGCTTTTATTCTTTATTCTACACTTTCCAAATTACCTGAACTTACCGAAGAACAAAAAACAAACTCTACCAAATTGTTTATGACAGAAATGAATCGTTTGGGGGTTACAGCCATTATGGATGCCGGAGGAGGATTTCAAAACTATCCGGATGATTATGGCATTACCACAAAACTTTGTGAAAGTAATGAGCTAACCATAAGGATGCCCTATTATCTGTTTGCACAAAAAGCAGGAAGTGAACTTGCCGATTATACCCGCTGGATCAGTTCGGTAGAAATAGGACAGGGTTGTGATGTACCTGATGATGGAGTTAAACGATTTGGTAAAATGCCCAAGATGGAATATCATGTTCAGGGAGGCGGAGAAAACCTGGTAATGAGCGCAGGAGATTTTGAAAACTTTGATAAGCCTAGGCCTGATTTAAATCCTGCCATGGAACAGCAGCTTAAAGCTGTACTTTCCCTACTTATAAAAAACAGATGGCCTTTCAGGCTACATGCTACTTACAACGAAAGTATTACCCGTTTTTTAAATGTTATTGAAGAGATAGATAAAGAAACGCCTTTGGACGGCCTGCTTTGGTTCTTTGATCATGCCGAAACCATATCCGATGAAAACCTGCAAAGGGTAAAGGCATTAGGAGGCGGTATTGCCATACAGCACAGGATGGCCTATCAGGGTGAGAACTTCATAAAACGCTATGGCAAGGCTGCGGCGGCAAAAACAGTACCTCTCAAAAAAATGATGGATATGGGTATTAAAGTCGGTATGGGTACAGACGGTACTCGTGTGGCAAGCTACAACCCATGGGTAGGCTTGTACTGGCTTACTACCGGAAAAACACTTGGCGGACTTAAATATATGGCTGAAGAAAACATACAGGACAGAACGGCTGCAATAAAACTATTCACTCAGGGAAGTGCTGCCCTTGTACGCCTGGATGCCGACAGAGGCATGCTTAAAGAAAAATATCTGGCCGATTTTATACTGCTTTCAGACGATTACTTTACTGTACCCGAAGACAGGATACTCAACATGCAATCGGTTTTAACGGTGGTTAATGGTAAGGTAGTATATGGTAATAATGAATTTGAGCAGTATGGCCCTGAAAAATTAAAAGCTATCCCGGAATGGAGTCCTGTTAATTATTATGGGGGGTATCAAAACAAGTAA
- a CDS encoding DoxX family protein, translating to MKVIQLHSHIESSVNDLALLAFRVAVSAQLIVVHGLKKLGIGVTQAENVPNPLHLPQAINQVFATSSNVIFPLFIIFGVLTRLATLPILAVTLTGYFIVHGNDPLLERDVPFMYSIVFLLILILGPGKYSIDNILHRKQFE from the coding sequence ATGAAAGTTATTCAGTTACATAGTCATATTGAAAGTTCTGTTAACGATTTAGCTTTGTTAGCCTTTCGTGTAGCTGTTTCGGCTCAGCTTATTGTCGTTCACGGTTTAAAAAAACTGGGAATTGGGGTTACTCAGGCAGAAAATGTGCCTAATCCGCTGCATCTGCCACAGGCCATAAACCAAGTATTTGCAACCAGTTCTAATGTAATTTTCCCCTTGTTTATCATCTTTGGAGTTCTTACCAGGCTGGCTACATTACCTATACTGGCCGTAACACTAACAGGTTACTTTATTGTTCATGGTAACGATCCGCTTCTGGAAAGAGATGTCCCTTTTATGTATAGTATAGTCTTTTTACTGATACTCATTTTAGGTCCGGGAAAATACTCTATAGATAACATATTACATCGCAAACAGTTTGAATAA
- a CDS encoding alginate export family protein, with protein sequence MKITAIILFLLIITGVQAQKTPVFHSLRYNDDFGYLVTDSTSSFYKKIKYLPLGNNTNNYISSGGEIRFQYINTINEKWGDDSTGNDGYLMTRYLAHLHLHTKYIRLFFQLQSSFAYSKIDVSPVDENPLDVHQLFADVVFMQQQNSEVFFRFGRQEILFGSQRLVSVREGPNSRLAFDGGTITYTSANTTNCLFYTHPVANRPEVFDDRFNTDAKLWGNYLVLKNIPFLQNIDLYYLGLYKKQAAFNDASGKEVRHSTGIRIWKNKGSWQYDFEAVAQFGKMEDKTISAWTLSSNTSYRFSNIKFSPVAGLKTEIISGDRHADDNKLETFNPLYPRGAYFGLVALIGPSNLFDIHPSLEININKRITAGIDYDFFWRWSTNDGIYAPNVQLLYDGQGLSEKFIGTQLAADINFDVNAFLSLTVEGAWFNSGPFIKEAGTGKDYYYGAFTAQLRF encoded by the coding sequence ATGAAAATAACGGCTATCATACTGTTTCTATTAATAATAACCGGAGTACAGGCACAGAAAACTCCTGTATTTCATTCTCTTAGGTATAATGATGATTTTGGTTATCTGGTAACAGATTCTACCTCTTCATTTTACAAAAAAATCAAGTATTTACCATTAGGCAATAATACTAACAATTATATATCCTCAGGCGGTGAAATACGCTTTCAGTATATAAATACCATTAATGAAAAATGGGGTGATGATTCTACAGGAAATGACGGTTACTTAATGACAAGATATCTGGCACACCTTCATTTACATACTAAATATATAAGGTTATTTTTTCAGTTACAAAGCAGCTTTGCATACAGTAAGATTGATGTGAGCCCTGTTGATGAAAACCCCCTGGATGTTCATCAATTATTTGCTGATGTGGTTTTTATGCAACAACAGAACTCCGAGGTGTTTTTTAGGTTTGGACGGCAGGAAATATTGTTTGGTTCCCAAAGGCTTGTAAGCGTACGGGAAGGCCCTAACAGCAGACTGGCTTTTGACGGAGGTACAATTACTTATACCTCTGCAAATACTACCAACTGTTTGTTCTATACTCATCCCGTTGCTAACAGGCCCGAGGTTTTTGATGATCGCTTTAATACTGATGCAAAGCTGTGGGGTAACTATTTGGTTTTAAAAAATATTCCCTTTTTACAAAACATTGATTTGTACTATTTGGGACTATATAAAAAACAAGCCGCTTTTAACGATGCTTCCGGTAAAGAAGTACGCCATTCCACAGGTATCCGCATCTGGAAAAACAAAGGTTCATGGCAATATGACTTTGAAGCAGTGGCTCAGTTTGGTAAAATGGAAGACAAAACCATTAGTGCCTGGACTTTGTCTTCCAATACCAGCTATCGGTTTTCAAATATAAAATTCAGTCCGGTGGCAGGGCTGAAAACAGAAATAATATCCGGCGACAGGCATGCCGATGACAATAAACTTGAAACGTTTAACCCGCTATACCCCAGAGGGGCCTACTTTGGTTTGGTGGCATTGATAGGCCCTTCTAATTTATTTGATATTCATCCTTCATTGGAAATAAACATCAATAAAAGGATTACTGCGGGTATTGATTATGATTTCTTTTGGCGGTGGAGTACTAACGATGGTATATATGCCCCTAACGTACAATTGCTATATGATGGTCAGGGATTAAGTGAAAAATTCATCGGTACTCAGCTTGCGGCAGATATCAACTTTGATGTAAATGCTTTTTTATCCCTAACAGTAGAAGGTGCCTGGTTTAACTCAGGACCTTTTATTAAAGAAGCCGGAACAGGTAAAGATTATTATTACGGTGCTTTTACGGCACAACTAAGATTCTAA
- a CDS encoding alpha/beta hydrolase: MKTILNYAPAALLFSALTSCGDGSGPGISIKTQVDTNQVVNFKEDPRIDTGTKKFLTALNSGGAPLETLSKEEARAVLVNAQASVEVDLSGIEESEKTITVDGHEIKLNIVRPAGVTEKLPVFMYIHGGGWILGDYPTHKRMVRDLVVLSGAVAVFVNYTPSPEAHYPVAVNEIYAATKWVSENGNEINVDGSKLGIVGNSVGGNMAAATSLLAKEKNGPEIKVQVLLWPVADASFDNESYQQFATDRFLTASLMKWMYDQYTTDLELRKDYHISLVNATKEQLQGLPPTLIQTAENDILRDEGELYGRKLDEAGVPVTTVRYNGMIHDFGLLNALAELPTTKSLFEHSAAELKKYLK, translated from the coding sequence ATGAAAACAATTTTAAATTATGCTCCCGCAGCTTTGCTGTTTTCGGCATTAACATCCTGCGGAGACGGCTCAGGTCCCGGTATTTCCATAAAAACACAAGTTGATACAAACCAAGTCGTTAACTTTAAGGAAGACCCCCGCATTGATACCGGAACTAAAAAATTCCTTACTGCATTAAACTCCGGAGGAGCACCCCTTGAAACACTTTCTAAAGAAGAGGCACGCGCTGTACTTGTTAACGCTCAGGCATCGGTAGAAGTTGACCTTTCCGGCATTGAGGAATCGGAAAAAACTATTACTGTTGACGGACACGAAATTAAACTGAACATTGTTCGTCCTGCCGGAGTTACAGAAAAACTTCCTGTTTTTATGTATATACACGGTGGCGGTTGGATTTTAGGCGACTACCCTACCCATAAACGTATGGTTAGAGATCTTGTGGTATTAAGTGGTGCTGTTGCAGTATTTGTAAATTATACCCCTTCTCCCGAAGCACACTACCCGGTTGCTGTCAACGAAATATATGCCGCAACTAAATGGGTATCAGAAAACGGAAATGAAATTAATGTAGACGGATCTAAGTTAGGAATTGTAGGGAATAGTGTGGGTGGTAATATGGCTGCTGCAACTTCACTATTAGCTAAAGAGAAAAACGGACCTGAAATTAAAGTTCAGGTTTTACTTTGGCCTGTCGCCGATGCTTCATTTGATAACGAATCTTATCAGCAATTTGCTACTGATCGTTTCCTTACAGCATCACTTATGAAATGGATGTACGATCAATACACTACTGATTTAGAATTACGTAAAGATTATCATATCTCTTTAGTGAATGCTACAAAAGAACAGTTACAGGGATTACCTCCTACTTTAATACAAACAGCTGAAAATGACATTCTTCGTGATGAAGGAGAACTTTATGGGCGTAAGCTTGACGAAGCTGGTGTTCCCGTAACAACAGTAAGATACAATGGTATGATTCACGATTTTGGGCTGTTAAACGCGCTTGCCGAGTTACCAACCACAAAATCACTGTTTGAGCATAGTGCTGCAGAACTTAAAAAATATTTAAAGTAA